In Oscillospiraceae bacterium, one genomic interval encodes:
- a CDS encoding DUF4430 domain-containing protein, whose protein sequence is MKNLKKALLLLLAILCLFSACQSTSIDYQTAVYTSDTELGEGSKTVTVKVTDDKNNTVTFTFHTDAEVLGDVLLEHKIIAGENAEYGMYIKAVNGVRADYDKDKAYWGFFKNGEYMMSGVDTTKFSSGETYELVYTKE, encoded by the coding sequence ATGAAAAATCTTAAGAAAGCACTATTGTTGCTACTTGCAATTTTATGTCTTTTTTCCGCTTGCCAAAGTACTTCAATAGACTACCAAACAGCTGTTTACACCTCGGATACCGAATTAGGTGAAGGCAGTAAAACTGTTACTGTTAAAGTTACAGACGATAAAAACAATACCGTTACTTTCACATTCCACACTGACGCTGAGGTTCTCGGTGATGTACTGCTTGAACATAAAATCATCGCAGGCGAAAACGCTGAATACGGAATGTATATAAAGGCTGTAAACGGTGTACGTGCCGACTATGACAAAGATAAAGCTTATTGGGGCTTTTTCAAAAACGGAGAATATATGATGTCGGGTGTAGATACAACTAAATTCTCAAGCGGGGAAACATATGAGCTCGTCTACACTAAAGAATAA
- the topA gene encoding type I DNA topoisomerase → MSKKLVIVESPAKAKTIKKYLGSGYEVTASMGHVRDLPVSKIGVDTENDFEPAYINIKGKAPLINDLKKAAKDCDKIFLATDPDREGEAISWHLAYILGLKETEANRVTFNEITKNAVKEGIRNPRCLDKNLIDAQQARRVLDRLVGYKLSPFLWRKIKKGLSAGRVQSVATRLIVDREREIKDFIPEEFWSLTAKFQSTPKKFFTAKFFGDTKGKIELKTEAQTLKIIEALNGAEYCVDSIKKGTKQRQPAPPFITSTLQQEASRRFGYPSKKTMSIAQQLYEGVNIKGIGLTGLITYMRTDSLRISNEALAQAKAHILSTYGPKYYPSSTRIFKTKKGAQDAHEAIRPSDITLTPDKVKDSLTTEQLKLYKLIWERFLSSQMANAVYETLSIDIKAYDYIFKANDQKIKFNGFTALYEEKRDEEEEESFSKIPNLNEGDILNFKELIPEQKFTQPPSRYSEATLIKRLEEDGIGRPSTYAPTISTITERNYVKKEGKLLYPTSLGEVTTDLMTEHFPDIVNIEFTANMENDLDTIEDGQRPWKEVIREFYSPFAKTLENAEKKLEGEYIKIPDEVTDIPCDKCGKMMVIKQGRFGKFLACPGYPECKNTKPLVNETDGLCPKCSSKMLLKKSRAGKKYYACEKGKECGFMTWEVPLKEKCPKCGSSLYKPAFRGSKAHCLKEGCDFKK, encoded by the coding sequence GTGTCAAAAAAGCTTGTAATTGTTGAGTCTCCCGCTAAGGCGAAAACTATAAAAAAATATCTCGGCTCAGGATATGAAGTTACCGCTTCTATGGGTCATGTTCGTGATTTACCGGTTTCTAAAATCGGAGTAGATACGGAAAACGATTTTGAGCCTGCATATATAAATATAAAGGGCAAAGCTCCTCTCATAAATGATTTGAAAAAGGCTGCTAAGGATTGTGACAAAATTTTCCTTGCAACTGACCCTGACCGTGAAGGAGAAGCTATTTCCTGGCATCTTGCATATATTTTAGGTTTAAAAGAAACAGAAGCCAACCGTGTAACCTTTAACGAAATTACTAAAAATGCGGTTAAAGAAGGCATTCGCAATCCCCGCTGTCTTGATAAAAATCTTATAGATGCTCAGCAGGCAAGACGTGTGCTTGACCGTCTTGTCGGCTATAAGCTAAGTCCTTTTTTATGGAGAAAAATCAAAAAAGGTCTCTCTGCAGGACGTGTTCAATCGGTTGCTACCCGTCTTATTGTTGACCGTGAACGAGAAATAAAAGATTTTATACCCGAAGAATTCTGGAGCTTAACAGCAAAATTTCAATCAACTCCCAAAAAATTCTTTACTGCTAAATTTTTTGGAGATACAAAAGGAAAAATTGAGCTTAAAACCGAAGCTCAGACCTTGAAAATAATAGAGGCTCTTAACGGAGCTGAATACTGTGTTGATAGCATAAAAAAAGGTACAAAGCAACGTCAACCCGCACCTCCCTTTATAACCTCTACTCTTCAGCAGGAGGCTTCACGCCGTTTTGGATATCCATCTAAAAAGACTATGAGTATCGCTCAGCAGCTATATGAAGGCGTTAATATAAAGGGAATTGGTCTTACAGGTCTTATAACCTATATGAGAACTGATTCTTTGCGAATTTCCAATGAAGCTTTGGCACAGGCAAAAGCTCATATTTTAAGCACCTACGGACCGAAATATTATCCTTCAAGCACAAGAATTTTTAAAACTAAAAAAGGTGCGCAGGACGCTCACGAAGCTATCCGTCCCTCTGATATAACCCTTACTCCCGATAAGGTTAAGGATAGTCTTACTACTGAACAGCTAAAGCTTTACAAGCTTATTTGGGAACGTTTTCTTTCCAGCCAGATGGCAAATGCTGTTTATGAAACCTTAAGTATTGATATTAAGGCTTACGATTATATTTTTAAAGCAAATGACCAAAAAATTAAATTTAACGGCTTTACTGCTCTATACGAAGAAAAAAGAGACGAGGAAGAGGAAGAAAGCTTTTCAAAGATTCCCAATCTTAACGAAGGAGATATTCTCAATTTCAAAGAGCTTATTCCTGAGCAAAAGTTTACTCAGCCCCCTTCCCGTTACAGCGAAGCTACTCTCATAAAGCGTCTTGAGGAGGACGGTATAGGAAGACCTTCTACCTACGCTCCCACAATTTCAACTATTACTGAAAGAAATTATGTTAAAAAAGAAGGTAAGCTATTATATCCCACATCTTTGGGAGAGGTTACTACTGACCTTATGACCGAGCATTTTCCCGATATTGTTAATATTGAATTTACCGCTAATATGGAAAATGACCTTGACACCATTGAGGACGGTCAGCGTCCTTGGAAAGAGGTTATCAGAGAATTTTATTCACCCTTTGCAAAGACTCTTGAAAATGCTGAAAAGAAGCTTGAAGGTGAATATATTAAAATTCCCGATGAGGTTACTGATATTCCCTGTGATAAATGCGGAAAAATGATGGTTATCAAGCAGGGCCGTTTTGGAAAATTCCTTGCCTGTCCCGGATATCCCGAATGTAAAAATACAAAGCCTCTTGTTAACGAAACCGACGGACTTTGCCCCAAATGCTCTTCTAAAATGCTTCTTAAAAAATCAAGAGCAGGCAAAAAATACTATGCTTGCGAAAAGGGCAAGGAATGCGGCTTTATGACTTGGGAGGTTCCTCTTAAGGAAAAATGTCCCAAATGCGGCTCCTCTCTGTATAAGCCCGCTTTCAGAGGAAGCAAGGCCCATTGTTTAAAGGAAGGCTGCGATTTTAAAAAGTGA
- a CDS encoding methylenetetrahydrofolate--tRNA-(uracil(54)-C(5))-methyltransferase (FADH(2)-oxidizing) TrmFO encodes MKKAIVIGAGLAGCEAAWRLANENIQVTLYEMKPKKKTPAHKSENFCELVCSNSLRGASLSNAVGLLKEEMRRIGSLIMEAADKTAVPAGGALAVDRNAFSKYVTDKIRNHKNITVIEKEIRILDSYIDKCDILIIASGPLTSTSLSKSISKLIGEDYLHFFDAAAPIVMRDSIDMNSAYFASRYDKGTPDYINCPMNEEEYNLFYDELINAKSAELHSFDKKLKVFEGCMPVEIMAKRGRQTLLFGPLKPVGLKDPRTNKGPYAVVQLRQDNSIASLYNIVGFQTHLTFSEQKRVFSLIPALKDAQFVRYGVMHKNTFLNSPKLLNNDYSLRANNKIYFAGQMTGVEGYVESAASGLVAGISASKRLTQGNFTPFSEYTAIGALAKYVSDSSIENFQPMNINFGLLPSLEKRIKGKKERYEAIAEIALEHLVL; translated from the coding sequence ATGAAAAAAGCTATAGTTATCGGCGCCGGTTTAGCAGGCTGTGAAGCTGCCTGGCGCCTTGCAAATGAAAATATACAGGTTACTCTCTATGAGATGAAGCCTAAGAAAAAAACACCGGCTCACAAAAGCGAAAATTTTTGTGAGCTTGTTTGTTCCAATTCTTTAAGAGGCGCTTCCCTCTCCAATGCTGTAGGACTTTTAAAGGAAGAAATGCGTCGAATAGGCAGTCTTATAATGGAAGCGGCAGATAAAACAGCAGTTCCTGCAGGTGGTGCTCTTGCTGTTGACAGAAATGCTTTTTCCAAATATGTTACTGATAAAATCAGAAATCATAAAAACATTACTGTTATTGAAAAGGAAATAAGAATTCTTGACAGCTACATAGACAAATGCGACATACTTATTATTGCTTCGGGACCTCTCACCTCTACTTCTCTTTCTAAAAGCATTTCAAAGCTTATAGGAGAAGATTATCTTCATTTCTTTGATGCCGCTGCACCTATTGTTATGCGTGACAGTATTGATATGAACAGCGCTTATTTTGCTTCCAGATACGATAAAGGGACTCCTGACTATATAAACTGTCCTATGAACGAAGAGGAATACAACCTCTTTTATGACGAGCTTATAAACGCAAAATCAGCAGAGCTTCACAGCTTTGACAAAAAGCTAAAGGTTTTTGAAGGCTGTATGCCTGTAGAAATTATGGCAAAAAGAGGCAGACAAACCTTACTTTTCGGACCTTTAAAGCCTGTAGGACTTAAGGACCCACGAACAAATAAAGGCCCTTATGCCGTTGTTCAATTGCGTCAGGACAACAGTATAGCGAGCCTTTACAATATAGTAGGTTTTCAGACTCATCTTACCTTCAGCGAACAAAAGCGTGTTTTTTCACTTATTCCTGCTCTTAAAGACGCTCAATTTGTTCGTTACGGAGTTATGCACAAAAACACCTTTCTCAATTCTCCCAAGCTGTTAAACAACGATTACAGCTTAAGAGCAAACAACAAAATATATTTTGCAGGACAAATGACCGGTGTGGAAGGCTATGTAGAGTCTGCCGCTTCGGGACTTGTTGCAGGAATTTCAGCTTCAAAAAGGCTTACTCAGGGTAATTTTACTCCCTTTTCGGAATATACCGCTATAGGAGCGCTTGCAAAATATGTAAGTGACAGCAGTATTGAAAATTTCCAGCCTATGAATATCAATTTCGGTCTTTTGCCCTCTTTGGAGAAAAGAATAAAAGGAAAGAAAGAAAGATACGAAGCTATTGCAGAAATTGCTCTGGAGCATTTAGTACTATAA